The window TTATCTCCCTTCTAAAGATGAGTCAGTCTGCAGGTTGGTTACATTTTGTTAGAGTGACAGTGACTACATAGAGGATACAGATAATAAACACTAACAAGTCAAAATACTGCTTAGCCgggatttttttgtctttttttttttgttttttgttgaagGTCTTCTTCGTTACTAAACTGAATCAAGCCTTCCATCTACAGCAAACATACTAACATACAATATAATACATTCCTATGTTCCTACTCTCCCTATACTGTGAGGCAGAGAGGACTGAATTTGATCTACAAGAGGGAGAACAGCCACCTATGCTTGCTATACATCCAGGCAAATTCCTCTCAGGTCAGTGCATGTTACTATCTGTCACAGTGCCTGATGACATCTTAAAATACTCAGTGCCCAAACACTCGTTTTCCTATAAACTAAGAAGCTGAAGTAGTTGAGGTCAGCCACAAAATCACTGAGCTGTTCACTGGCTACAAACCCTTCAGCGTGATTTGAGGTCAACATCTCAACCTTTTTCAAGTCTTGCTTTTCCCTCATTGCTTTCCTTCCTTTTTACATACTCATTGGTACATTCGCCTTCCTCCCTTCCCCAACCCTCCCCCTTCCACTTCACTTTCCTCAGTGAGTGGCCAGCTCGGGCTCTGTTGAGCTCGTGCTGTAGCCGTTGGCGGGCTGTGGCAGTGCGCTGCCATCCGTTTGACGTTCCTTAGCAGCGGCTGTGGTCGCACACGGTCTCTGAGAGCGGGAGGTGCCCTTGAATAGTCGCAGGGCACCCCTGCAGATAAGGGAGAACCAGTAGAGCTGGGGTGCCATGAGCAGAGCAGCACCGAGGTTACAATGCCACGGCACCGAGAGGGGAACCATGTGGAAGGGGATAGATGCGTACCTGGATCCAAACAAAGGAAGCACCAAGAAACGTCATTTCTGTGCCTTATATCCACAATCCAAGATACAGATCAAGTAGCTGTGTGAGTTACTGACCCCAGCTGAGTGAGACAGCAGAGCAGAGATGGAAAGAAAGACATACCTTCCATAAACGTAGTAGAGGTAAGGGAAGAGTAGGACTCGAAAGATGAAAAAAGTGATCAGCATAAGAGCTCCATTCACTTTGTGCAGCAGAGTGTGTTGCTGTTTGTactgagagagagagggaaacagagagagggagagaaagaaaagcaagCAGTACAGTTTTGTGAAAGTAGTCAATGTTGATCTCCTTAAGCAATGTCATATAGTTACTTTTAACACCATTACATTTGTTAGTGCAGTCTGTATCGACTCATGGACTGACCCAGTGGTGTCTGGAGAGCACAGGGGAACAAACTGCTGCTGGGACACTGGTTGACTTCTAAAGGCGGCAGCTGAACAGTGCAAGTCTGGTTTTATTTTACATTCTTATTGGTTTAAACTTTTATCTTGAACAGTCAACCTGCATCGCTGTGATAATACCATGGACAACTGTGCACGACCTCTGGCCCATTCACCAGTGTTAAACCCCAGAATTACATGGCATGCCATCAATAAATggccttttgttttttgttactgGTCTTTTATTCTGTAAGGGGGGAACACTACAAGGGCACACCTTTTGTTAGTTATCAGTTGGCCACATGCACTGCTTGGGTAAGGCAGGGTGCTAAGTGACAGAGGGTAAAAGGACAAACTGACATTGTATCTGCTGATTATCCACTCTTAATACTGCAGGCTATATTCAGAGGCAAACAGCTGCCTTAGTTGGGGGCACAAGTAGAAAGCAAAGGAGGGGTTCAACCTTCACCAAAGCACCGAAACACTGCACACAGATCCACACAAACCTTTAACAAGTGCAGGGGAGGGATGCAACTTCTATAATGGCTATCCAGGCTAACGTTGTTACCAATTTAAGACTGATGTTTGACAGTGCTGTTCGTGTAAGACACCGATGGACATAAACAAGCTGCGTGCCGGGAATAGCTGGAAATATGCTCTCCAATGGATTAaaagggaggagaaaaaaaaaatggaaagtgCAGAAGAACTTTAGTGAGAAACATGCGCATGCGATAATGAAATCTCCTTTCAGGCTGATTCTTGACACTTACCTGAATAAGTATTTTTCCTAAGCAGACAGACGGAGTGCTGAGCTCAGCCATGAACATTATACCCTGGAAATAATCTCCTTTTCCTTGTCGCCAATACtggagagaggaaaaacagGCCGATTATTTTTCATTACTTCGATTACAGCTTCGCTTCTTTGTTGAATTTCagcaaatataaaataaaacttGCAATCAAAATGCACCCCCCCTAACATCCTCACTGTTAATTTACGTATGCCAAAAATGCGTATAAATACTTCAGTGCAACACTTTTCTTCCCAAATCCAAGCTCAACAGAAAGAGCAACATGTGACAGTTACCACAGAGACAGGGAAGCAGACGGTGACCATGACAACGTGGTGCAGCACCATGAGGAACTCGCGACGCAAGTAGCTGGTCAGTGCGGTGCTCATGTGTTGGGGTGCTGCCGAGGCCTCCTCGTGCCCTTTGACCCGCAACTTGTACCAGTAGCACATGAACATTGCGTAAATGTCGTACACGAAGTAGGGGACAGCAAACATGATGTAAGAGCTAGTAAGCCAGTGCCTGTGTAGAAAAGGAGGAGAGGTtggcttttaaaaaaacataaacaaaggACACATGAGAATTGAATTCAACAGTGTTAGAGGCACCAACTCAAACAGAGCCT of the Odontesthes bonariensis isolate fOdoBon6 chromosome 23, fOdoBon6.hap1, whole genome shotgun sequence genome contains:
- the tlcd3bb gene encoding ceramide synthase — its product is MLTILAAGSVFFPGLFLLSKQCLKLIPALRWSEGDAVIVSARLVSSVQAVMASSAGYIIASSCKDIIEDQHWLTSSYIMFAVPYFVYDIYAMFMCYWYKLRVKGHEEASAAPQHMSTALTSYLRREFLMVLHHVVMVTVCFPVSVYWRQGKGDYFQGIMFMAELSTPSVCLGKILIQYKQQHTLLHKVNGALMLITFFIFRVLLFPYLYYVYGRYASIPFHMVPLSVPWHCNLGAALLMAPQLYWFSLICRGALRLFKGTSRSQRPCATTAAAKERQTDGSALPQPANGYSTSSTEPELATH